The Trypanosoma brucei gambiense DAL972 chromosome 10, complete sequence genome has a segment encoding these proteins:
- a CDS encoding syntaxin, putative: protein MSSLQDPFDESVSDVRELIVKARSIREAIQAKGLIASDAVTELGTVVDSVKEELMLLNDVLRVIEQKNGRVGEEVLSVNEVVRRQTVVRELEIDLKDISAFREFAESRVTENDVSNLDRGPAEGSHGDTFYLRQERVQREEQAQQDVILDRLSHGLQELRETGINVNDELQQQDNLLSIIQVDVEGVQARLRVVNAKVDKMLADMSSRSKICSLLGLALVALLLFYCVFS from the coding sequence ATGTCGTCTCTGCAAGATCCTTTCGATGAGTCCGTCAGCGACGTGAGGGAACTCATTGTGAAGGCCAGGAGCATACGGGAAGCTATACAGGCTAAGGGGTTAATTGCCAGCGATGCTGTCACGGAACTCGGTACCGTTGTGGATTCTGTAAAGGAGGAACTGATGCTTCTTAACGACGTACTGCGCGTCATCGAGCAGAAAAATGGCAGAGTTGGGGAAGAAGTTCTTTCTGTAAACGAGGTTGTTCGGCGGCAGACAGTTGTTCGCGAACTTGAGATCGATTTAAAAGACATTTCCGCATTTCGTGAGTTTGCGGAATCACGAGTCACGGAAAACGACGTTTCTAATCTTGACCGAGGTCCGGCCGAAGGTAGCCACGGTGATACATTTTATTTGCGTCAGGAACGCGTACAAAGGGAGGAGCAGGCACAGCAGGACGTAATATTGGACAGGCTTTCGCATGGCCTCCAGGAGCTTAGGGAAACGGGTATCAACGTGAATGACGAGCTTCAGCAGCAGGACAATTTGCTAAGCATTATTCAGGTGGATGTCGAGGGCGTTCAAGCGCGTTTGCGCGTAGTTAACGCTAAAGTTGACAAGATGCTCGCAGACATGTCATCGAGGAGTAAGATTTGCTCCTTATTGGGACTCGCACTAGTGGCGTTGCTCCTCTTCTATTGTGTCTTTAGTTGA
- a CDS encoding calpain, putative produces MATTLDDLYQYYCRRKGCKANSCFSRYLIEEFERQGQKRVLETVDLSLNYVGRKGIIPVLDLVKNVKTIKKLNLSNNMLEHEELEHLVYCLALHPSVEEVVLANNCFHDASVKVILDLLELNGGITTFDVDGNEISAASVATIGEQLEKNRARRAERESDVSHPSSRRWSKAQIEGSIDELNSGGHIHFGTWWKNPQYFMRTSAGSQVRIVMDVEDAKEARQVGFFVFRSSGQYRVVELSEGVIAGESACDHSHCYLTMSVEENETYSVMPYTFYPSRSVGFRLTAEMCSDDALSSRGWITLEPVDPAVDWCLSTLDGEWTEESAGGSHLEHTWCRNHMIRVQYAGSVLTHRMAAPATLIVKLSKGVDPDVNDEKSIGFHVLTPDTEEALLPPIFCKDECVKCFCPHERTTTISASFAVSCTALQLFIAPSTLNPGQVGSYNVTVFSSVPVTLSSSAFPHGWHYRKVGGSWDEYNCGGSRNASMSWKANPSIGLSVDSSQEPSDFTVFLEAASPALPLVVQEAAVGDGACSRSATPAPGESQEEDPDLVEFLRRHKAHLMEACVSVIEAKSPLYRELLTSGYTNGSFARLMVPGLNKPFLLLVSTRHAGQLGTFALHIFSHRPFVTDGVESLLAREREVHLQQYALENEKRRTLLSAAKTQQISFDGSEDVVVVRNEIIRQCMITGEKFVDRDFPRGGSSLFLDPDAKPPPTFPKETHWKRPTELMEKVVFLPDWKCDAPFPYSRREWFASVVHAIATKPLWLQNVAVGYNEGEGMAQFRFFKDGKWKVVTIDDYLLFDSTMDLCMGRPGKDSADIFFPLIEKAYAKAHRCYETLEPKVTPELGFLELVCQGLMDLSGCATINIPLIGSVRMPQEQQDVIWMEMKNAVKPNVLCSLLVRGDSNGASERRGRGILVDHIYPVLDARFLEGYRLVKLRHWGQPEEINLCSKWRSSSDKWTDTIRQTLEFREDDRETFWLSFDEVLYYFTNLLINEETSSVSWASGYFCDCPPGCNDRLLGSSQFSLQLGEFPPGLKKVNILLGLHQLDPRTTVLRDKGAVASYRTGVGLEVVGTADNTVWLTDFSKAEVLSRLEPCMKRDALCPLTVSLDSVGGNKLLTLVVFKEEMRAPHVPFLLSAWSETCKVNVVAVERNAAVTVCDEWPREFAIGGPSSPFWRDCPQYFIYPSDTTDINFSLKQELTSGEIPKPIGFTVHDARACRSYLEYNPETVILSVAANASHKVEGTVRLLGMKARRGMPYIIVPFCTEAAPGGSFTLEAVANRFVKLCRINPQLDWCRVTKHASFMLSDGSVGGSLRFSSWRSSPQFAFTFPVGGKGRLLVSLSNDDAVDTRTEVGMTLLLGDRQWDEGKRRKLVVSQGDIIACSEENIGRSTLDCEIDVEPEQTLILVVYASLPYRGADVTFTAYSALPVEVEPVKEWEYVVMAQGSWELGYTAGGGAEEFGSWVNNPFVALNTFRRTQIVALLLQYPRGPEKPVVKRAGNKKAFLPPVIVNPNNRMEIAIDLNCQDENMTRIATTPYTRNSEVALVANVPAADSLPFVFVPHTKYPEGNGEYKLFVYADSLVELYPLEKKRVPYV; encoded by the coding sequence ATGGCCACGACGCTGGATGACTTATACCAGTACTACTGCCGACGAAAGGGCTGTAAAGCCAACAGCTGTTTCTCCCGTTACCTGATTGAAGAATTTGAGCGTCAAGGGCAAAAGCGCGTACTAGAAACAGTGGATCTGTCTCTGAATTACGTGGGAAGGAAGGGTATAATACCCGTGTTGGACCTCGTCAAGAATGTcaaaacaataaagaaaCTAAACCTCAGCAACAATATGTTGGAGCACGAGGAGCTGGAGCATCTTGTCTACTGCCTCGCGCTTCACCCGTCCGTGGAGGAGGTAGTGCTTGCAAATAATTGCTTTCATGATGCCAGCGTTAAAGTAATTCTCGACCTGTTGGAGTTGAACGGGGGGATCACTACCTTCGATGTTGATGGTAATGAAATCTCGGCGGCTTCCGTCGCGACAATAGGGGAGCAGCTGGAGAAGAATAGAGCGCGTCGTGCCGAGAGGGAGAGCGATGTATCCCATCCCTCCTCGCGGCGGTGGAGCAAGGCGCAGATTGAAGGGTCGATAGATGAGTTAAACTCGGGTGGCCACATACACTTCGGTACCTGGTGGAAGAATCCGCAGTACTTCATGCGGACGTCTGCGGGGTCACAAGTTCGCATTGTCATGGATGTTGAGGACGCTAAGGAGGCACGGCAAGTTGGTTTCTTTGTCTTTCGCTCAAGTGGCCAGTACAGAGTAGTTGAGCTTAGCGAGGGTGTCATTGCTGGGGAGAGTGCTTGTGACCACAGCCATTGTTACCTGACAATGTCCGTGGAGGAAAACGAGACGTATTCTGTAATGCCGTACACGTTTTATCCCAGTCGTAGCGTAGGGTTCAGACTCACCGCTGAGATGTGTTCTGACGACGCATTAAGCTCGAGGGGATGGATCACCCTTGAGCCTGTAGATCCGGCGGTCGATTGGTGTCTGAGTACTCTGGACGGAGAGTGGACAGAGGAGTCAGCCGGTGGCTCCCACTTAGAGCACACATGGTGTCGTAACCACATGATTCGGGTGCAGTACGCTGGGTCCGTTCTCACGCACCGAATGGCAGCACCTGCAACGCTAATTGTGAAACTCAGCAAGGGCGTGGACCCAGATGTTAACGATGAAAAGAGTATCGGATTCCACGTACTGACACCAGACACAGAGGAGGCGTTGTTGCCCCCAATTTTCTGCAAGGACGAGTGCGTAAAGTGTTTCTGTCCGCACGAGCGTACGACAACTATCAGCGCTTCCTTTGCAGTGTCATGTACTGCTCTTCAGCTTTTCATCGCTCCGAGCACACTGAATCCTGGACAGGTGGGAAGTTATAACGTCACGGTTTTTTCCTCTGTACCCGTCACACTATCCTCGTCGGCGTTTCCCCATGGGTGGCACTACCGAAAGGTTGGTGGCTCGTGGGATGAGTATAACTGTGGAGGCTCTCGAAACGCGAGCATGTCGTGGAAGGCCAATCCCTCCATTGGCCTGAGCGTCGATTCTAGTCAAGAGCCGTCAGATTTCACAGTCTTCTTGGAGGCAGCTTCGCCCGCTTTACCGTTGGTCGTTCAAGAAGCTGCGGTGGGAGACGGTGCGTGCTCGCGATCCGCCACGCCTGCTCCAGGGGAGTCGCAGGAAGAAGATCCTGATCTTGTGGAGTTTCTGAGAAGGCACAAGGCACACCTCATGGAAGCTTGTGTGTCAGTTATTGAGGCCAAGTCTCCACTTTATCGGGAACTACTCACTTCTGGCTACACAAATGGTTCCTTCGCCCGTCTTATGGTGCCCGGCCTCAACAaaccgtttcttcttcttgtctCAACGAGGCACGCGGGACAATTGGGAACATTTGCGCTTCATATATTTTCCCACCGCCCTTTTGTTACCGATGGTGTGGAATCATTATTGGCGCGTGAGCGTGAGGTCCACTTGCAGCAGTATGCACTGGAGAACGAAAAACGGCGAACACTTTTGTCAGCGGCAAAAACTCAACAGATTAGCTTCGACGGCAGCGAGgatgtggttgttgtgcGCAACGAAATCATTAGGCAATGTATGATTACTGGAGAAAAGTTTGTTGATCGTGATTTCCCCCGTGGTGGTTCCTCACTTTTTCTTGATCCAGATGCAAAACCCCCGCCAACGTTCCCAAAAGAAACGCATTGGAAGCGACCGACCGAGTTAATGGAGAAGGTGGTGTTTCTCCCCGACTGGAAGTGTGACGCCCCGTTCCCGTACTCACGGCGGGAGTGGTTTGCATCTGTTGTTCATGCCATAGCAACGAAGCCGTTGTGGCTGCAGAATGTAGCAGTTGGGTACAATGAAGGCGAGGGAATGGCCCAATTCCGCTTCTTCAAAGACGGGAAGTGGAAGGTGGTAACCATCGACGACTATCTTCTCTTTGACAGCACAATGGACCTCTGTATGGGGCGGCCGGGTAAGGATAGTgcagacattttttttccattgatTGAAAAGGCGTACGCGAAGGCGCATCGTTGCTACGAGACTCTGGAGCCCAAAGTAACACCGGAATTGGGATTCCTAGAGTTGGTGTGCCAGGGCTTGATGGACCTTTCGGGCTGTGCAACAATCAACATCCCTCTCATCGGTAGTGTGCGAATGCCCCAAGAGCAACAGGACGTCATCTGGATGGAAATGAAGAACGCCGTAAAGCCTAATGTTCTTTGTAGTCTGTTGGTTCGTGGTGACAGTAACGGAGCATCAGAACGCCGTGGACGTGGTATACTGGTTGATCATATATATCCTGTGTTGGACGCCCGATTTCTAGAGGGGTATCGGCTTGTGAAATTACGACATTGGGGACAGCCAGAAGAAATTAACCTGTGCAGCAAGTGGCGGTCTTCAAGCGACAAATGGACCGACACCATTCGGCAAACTCTTGAATTCAGGGAGGATGACCGTGAGACGTTTTGGCTATCCTTCGACGAAGTACTGTACTACTTTACTAACCTGCTCATCAACGAAGAGACGTCGAGTGTAAGTTGGGCATCAGGTTATTTCTGTGATTGTCCACCGGGTTGCAACGATCGCCTCCTTGGAAGTTCGCAGTTCTCCCTCCAACTTGGGGAATTTCCACCGGGGTTGAAGAAGGTAAACATTTTGCTGGGTCTTCATCAACTGGATCCACGGACGACCGTACTACGTGACAAAGGGGCTGTCGCATCCTACCGTACGGGGGTCGGCCTAGAGGTCGTGGGCACTGCCGACAACACTGTTTGGCTGACTGATTTCTCCAAAGCAGAGGTGCTGAGCCGTCTGGAACCGTGCATGAAACGAGACGCGCTTTGCCCTTTGACTGTGAGCCTTGACAGCGTCGGAGGAAACAAGCTTCTAACCCTCGTTGTGTTTAAGGAGGAGATGCGCGCTCCCCACGTGCCATTTCTGCTTTCTGCTTGGTCAGAAACTTGTAAAGTTAATGTTGTGGCTGTGGAACGAAATGCTGCGGTTACTGTTTGCGACGAATGGCCTCGTGAATTTGCGATAGGTGGTCCCTCGTCTCCGTTTTGGAGAGATTGTCCACAATATTTCATTTATCCAAGTGATACCACAGACATCAACTTTTCCCTCAAGCAGGAGTTGACCTCGGGTGAAATACCCAAGCCAATTGGCTTCACTGTTCACGATGCTAGAGCGTGCCGAAGCTACTTGGAGTACAACCCCGAGACCGTCATTCTCTCAGTGGCGGCGAATGCATCCCATAAAGTCGAAGGCACCGTTCGTCTTCTCGGTATGAAGGCAAGGAGGGGAATGCCTTATATCATTGTCCCCTTCTGCACGGAGGCTGCTCCTGGGGGGTCGTTTACCCTAGAAGCCGTTGCCAATCGGTTTGTAAAGTTGTGCCGCATAAACCCGCAGCTGGACTGGTGTCGTGTGACGAAACATGCCTCATTCATGCTCTCCGATGGGAGTGTTGGGGGGTCGTTGCGTTTTTCGTCATGGCGCAGTAGTCCGCAATTCGCCTTTACCTTCCCGGTTGGTGGGAAAGGTAGATTgcttgtttctctttctaaTGACGACGCGGTCGATACGCGGACTGAAGTCGGCATGACGCTCCTACTGGGTGATAGGCAATGGGATGAGGGCAAGCGGAGGAAGTTAGTCGTCTCACAGGGGGACATCATAGCGTGCTCGGAGGAGAACATTGGCCGTTCTACATTGGACTGTGAGATTGATGTGGAGCCCGAGCAGACGCTCATTTTGGTTGTGTACGCCAGTCTCCCGTACCGCGGAGCAGACGTCACTTTCACGGCGTACTCCGCTTTGCCTGTTGAAGTGGAGCCGGTGAAGGAATGGGAGTACGTTGTTATGGCTCAGGGAAGTTGGGAACTTGGTTACACGGCTGGGGGTGGTGCTGAAGAGTTCGGTAGCTGGGTGAACAATCCTTTTGTGGCGCTGAATACTTTCCGCCGCACGCAAATTGTAGCTCTCCTTCTTCAGTATCCTCGTGGTCCAGAGAAACCAGTGGTAAAGCGCGCTGGTAATAAAAAGGCATTTTTACCCCCCGTCATTGTAAACCCAAACAACCGCATGGAGATTGCTATCGACCTAAACTGTCAGGACGAGAACATGACGAGGATCGCTACCACTCCCTATACACGGAACAGCGAAGTGGCCCTGGTGGCTAATGTCCCTGCGGCAGACTCACTTCCGTTCGTGTTTGTTCCGCACACAAAGTACCCTGAGGGTAATGGAGAGTAcaaattgtttgtttacgCTGATTCTCTTGTGGAGCTTTACCCGTTGGAAAAGAAGCGCGTGCCGTACGTTTGA
- a CDS encoding DNA topoisomerase IA, putative: MFRQTVTSLEKLVIVESPNKVIKIEGLLSNPKVIPDWSFKQGHLKCVGIGAEKAVAMATTGHFMALKEITWITHPLPPSSAGGKPQEYDGEAFPSSGTLAEYTLEWEPLPGRRIQETLERYIEGKVENVSEIILATDPDREGELIAVHALQTIKRLYPKLKVPFSRAYMHSITEDGIRKAMKERSLNICDYDLASAAETRHVMDRFFGFLGSSVVRAANSQMRSIGRVQTPALILINEREDKISAFLERNKSTFVVEATCQFPVPHGTTFSQVVDIHSDRRGAPSQWNTAAEANNCLEHWKLDGCQSFSIPHDPIVTPSKVPPPQPLTMAAAITKLNRQMKLSSEMVSGYLQDLFQLGHITYPRTDSTRIDESALKDIYNAVKKNFGKELLYRLEDRPASGGDGKRGKKQTKKKTAKRGKNSGTPVGNVEDAHEAIRPTNINVQGDSLSLSPETRAVYELVRRQTLAAFMIPQVVEKIVADVKFVSGSGEKLTLTLGGKRVVEPGWTRAFHKGDSGNLSLHVGAEEGADAGDEGAPTMCSLSQEEFYAILNLRRVLNSPNQQHLFELRSPTIRENRPVPPMPHSEGTLIEELKRNGVGRPSTYPLIVKTLLARGYIQVNAKGRCETTPVGRMLVETAKSTFPSIVDLGFTASFEKQLDTVAKPHPNKRPAFLRSTKISQADYVLSMFLSTFLNYVSEAACTQRARIIERSMRLKRDQEGGSGIGDAEFEESVVAARRKVTLASTDLVTLPKTYNNFSTLQRNLNEYLRHNFPPSQVNGSPAPSQTVDAPRSRRGGAGTSRGVAGGG; encoded by the coding sequence ATGTTTCGGCAAACAGTTACATCACTGGAGAAACTTGTTATTGTGGAGTCCCCCAACAAAGTCATTAAGATTGAGGGGCTTCTGAGCAATCCAAAGGTGATTCCCGACTGGTCGTTCAAGCAGGGGCACCTCAAGTGCGTAGGAATAGGTGCTGAGAAAGCAGTGGCAATGGCAACGACCGGCCACTTCATGGCTCTGAAGGAAATTACCTGGATAACACATCCCCTACCCCCATCGAGTGCAGGGGGAAAACCGCAAGAATATGATGGGGAGGCATTCCCCTCTAGCGGTACCCTTGCAGAGTACACTCTCGAGTGGGAACCGTTACCAGGCCGCCGTATCCAGGAAACACTTGAGCGCTACATCGAGGGGAAGGTAGAGAATGTGTCTGAAATTATTCTTGCAACGGACCCTGATCGTGAAGGTGAGCTAATCGCTGTCCATGCCCTTCAGACGATAAAGCGACTGTATCCGAAACTGAAGGTTCCCTTTTCACGGGCGTACATGCACAGCATTACGGAGGATGGTATTCGTAAAGCTATGAAAGAGCGGAGTTTGAATATATGTGATTACGACCTCGCAAGTGCCGCGGAGACACGTCACGTAATGGATCGTTTTTTTGGCTTCTTAGGTAGTTCCGTGGTTCGCGCGGCCAATTCGCAGATGCGTTCAATTGGCCGTGTACAAACACCCGCACTGATTCTCATCAATGAGCGTGAGGATAAGATTAGCGCTTTCTTGGAGAGGAACAAATCAACGTTTGTAGTTGAGGCGACGTGCCAGTTTCCAGTTCCGCATGGCACAACCTTTTCCCAGGTTGTGGACATTCATTCAGACCGCCGAGGGGCACCGTCACAATGGAATACGGCAGCGGAGGCTAATAACTGCTTGGAGCACTGGAAGCTAGACGGCTGCCAAAGTTTCAGCATTCCACACGATCCAATTGTCACCCCGTCAAAGGTTCCGCCGCCGCAGCCGCTTACGATGGCGGCGGCAATCACAAAGTTGAACCGACAGATGAAGTTAAGCAGTGAGATGGTCAGCGGTTACCTTCAGGATCTGTTTCAGCTGGGTCATATTACGTACCCCAGGACGGACAGTACGCGGATAGATGAGAGTGCATTGAAGGATATTTACAATGCCGTGAAGAAGAATTTCGGCAAGGAACTTCTGTATCGTCTTGAGGACCGACCAGCCTCAGGTGGGGATggtaaaagggggaaaaaacaaaccaaaaaaaagactgcaaaaagggggaaaaactcGGGGACCCCGGTGGGAAATGTCGAGGATGCTCATGAGGCAATCCGACCAACAAACATCAACGTTCAGGGGGATTCACTGTCACTTTCCCCAGAAACGAGGGCAGTGTATGAACTTGTCCGTAGACAGACTCTGGCAGCTTTCATGATCCCACAGGTCGTTGAGAAGATTGTGGCAGACGTTAAATTTGTTAGCGGTAGCGGAGAGAAATTGACTCTCACGTTAGGTGGCAAGCGGGTAGTGGAACCGGGATGGACGCGCGCCTTTCATAAGGGAGACTCGGGAAACTTGTCTCTTCATGTCGGCGCTGAGGAGGGTGCCGATGCGGGTGATGAGGGCGCTCCCACCATGTGTTCGCTGTCCCAGGAGGAATTTTATGCTATCTTAAACCTCCGACGCGTGCTGAACTCGCCGAACCAGCAGCACCTGTTCGAGCTACGTTCTCCGACTATACGTGAGAATCGCCCGGTTCCCCCAATGCCACACTCGGAAGGGACGCTCATTGAGGAACTGAAGAGGAATGGTGTAGGAAGACCCAGCACGTATCCCTTAATAGTCAAGACACTCTTAGCCCGCGGTTACATTCAGGTGAATGCAAAGGGCCGCTGTGAAACGACGCCGGTGGGAAGGATGCTTGTGGAAACGGCCAAATCGACATTCCCGTCCATAGTTGATCTTGGTTTCACAGCATCTTTTGAGAAGCAACTTGATACAGTCGCCAAACCCCACCCCAATAAGCGACCGGCTTTCCTGCGCTCCACAAAGATTTCTCAGGCAGACTACGTGTTGTCTATGTTCCTTTCAACATTCCTCAACTACGTGTCGGAGGCTGCGTGCACTCAGCGGGCCCGCATTATCGAGCGCTCGATGCGACTGAAGCGTGATCAGGAGGGAGGCTCTGGAATAGGGGATGCAGAGTTTGAGGAGAGCGTAGTTGCAGCCAGAAGAAAAGTAACGCTTGCTTCCACGGATTTGGTAACACTTCCCAAAACATACAACAACTTCTCCACGTTGCAGCGAAACTTGAATGAATATCTTCGACACAATTTTCCACCGTCGCAGGTTAATGGCTCACCTGCTCCGTCGCAGACTGTTGATGCTCCACGCAGTCGTAGAGGTGGCGCCGGCACGTCGAGGGGTGTTGCGGGCGGTGGGTGA